One genomic segment of Arachis duranensis cultivar V14167 chromosome 4, aradu.V14167.gnm2.J7QH, whole genome shotgun sequence includes these proteins:
- the LOC127746623 gene encoding uncharacterized protein LOC127746623: MLAYGVAADAVDDYVRIGDTTTIECLKKFVEGVISVFEDEYLQKSNSNDVRRLPQMVEGRDFPCTCWVALTACIGNEKIVKRREKVFSGSNNDVNVLDCSLMFDDVLNDRASEVNYTINSNNYTMGYYLADGIYPERVIFVKSISKSQGEKRKLFAQYQEAHRKDVE, from the exons ATGTTAGCATATGGCGTAGCTGCTGATGCCGTTGATGATTATGTGCGCATAGGCGACACCACTACAATTGAATGCTtgaaaaaatttgttgaaggtgTCATTTCGGTGTTCGAGGATGAATACTtgcaaaaatcaaattcaaatgatGTACGACGCCTGCCACAAATGGTGGAAGGTCGTGACTTTCCTTGCACATGTTGGGTAGCATTGACTGCATGCATTGGCAATGAAAAAATTGTCAAAAGACGTGAAAAGGTAT TTTCTGGTTCAAATAATGATGTCAACGTGTTAGATTGTTCACTAATGTTCGATGATGTTCTAAATGACCGTGCTTCGGAGGTAAACTATACTATTAATAGTAATAACTATACTATGGGATACTATTTAGCAGATGGTATTTATCCTGAACGGGTCATATTTGTCAAATCAATCTCAAAATCACAAGGGGAGAAACGCAAGTTATTTGCACAATACCAAGAAGCGCACAGAAAAGATGTAGAGTGA